The Candidatus Hydrogenedentota bacterium sequence GTCTATGGCGGCAGCACCAGACCCCTTGTGCGCGACCCGGCGAAAACAACCACATCACTCGTCTTTCTTCAGCATGCCTTCCTGTCTGGCCTCTTCCGGGGGTACGGGCATGAACAGGGTCACAATGCGGGCGTCTTTACCGGAACGGTTCATCTGATAGACCAATGGCACTTCTTCCCCCACGGAGAATCGCTCAAAGCTGGATTTATCGGCGAAGACGTCACGGCGGATTGGGTCACCTTCGGGGCGGAGGATGTCTACGAAGACGACGTATCGTTCTCCTGGGGTACCGGCTTCTTCGAGCCTTTTGGAAACAATGACTCCCTTTCCCTTGATTTCAGGTTGGCCGTAGTATTCGGAAATCTTTGCCAGAGCATTCCCGAGAAGGAGCACAGCGATGATGGCGCAGATGGAAGCAGTGAGCATGTATCCCGGCCTGCGGACCTTCTCGGCGACTGGCGGCGCGGAGGTTCGTGAGACACGCAAATAGGGATGCTGCTCAGCTACATGATCCCGGAAACTCTGCCGGTGGTACTTCGTAGGCATCCGAACGTTCTCCTCACCATCGCCGCTGGTGCGCCGCATGACCCATGCACGTAACTATCTGCAACCATTGTAGCATCCTTTTGAAATGCGGAGGGAGACGCAAGCGGTTTCAATGGGGTTTTCCAATGCGTTCCAGCGTGCAGGCCGTCCGGCGGGGCGGTCCTGAAGTGCAGCCGGGAGCGAGCGGAGCGTTGAACGGCCTGGCTGGCTGGCGTATTCTCCTTGAAACTGTGCACGAGGAGGGCCAGATGGCGTGTGAAGCGGTTGCATATGCCCGGGCAGGGCTGGTCGGGAACCCCTCGGACGGGTATTTTGGCAAGACGATAAGTTTCACGTTCCGGAATTTCGCGGCCAAGGTGAGCCTGTACGAGAACCCGCAGGTGGAGATCATCCCGAATCTGCGGGACCGGTCGACTTACAACTCGATCCAGGAACTTGCCGACGACGTGCGCGTGTACGGGTACTACGGCGGCATACGGCTCATGAAGGCAACGATCAGCCGCTTTGCCAGGTACTGCCGGGAGCACGGCATCAGGCTGCCGGAGAAGAACTTCTCGATTCGGTACAGGTCGAATATTCCGCGTCATGTGGGGATGGCGGGGTCGAGCGCGCTGGTCACGGCAACCCTGCGGTGTCTCATGGAATACTACGAGATCGCCATCCCGGACGAGATCCAGCCCAATCTGATTCTGAGCGTTGAGGCGGATGAACTGGGTATATCGGCGGGTTTGCAGGACCGGGTGATCCAGGTCTATCAGCAATGCGTGTTCATGGATTTTGACAGGGCCCTGATGGAGGGGCAGGGATACGGCGCGTATGAGCGGCTCGACCCGTCCATGCTGCCCAACCTGTTCATTGCCTACCGTACTGACCTGGCAGAGGGTTCGGAGGTCTTCCATAACGCCATTCGCCAGCGATGGCTCCAGAGGGAGCCGGAAATCGTGGACGCGATGAAGCGGTTCGCCGGGTTCGCCCAGGAGGCGCGGGATCTGATTGTGTCGGGCCGGGGAAGGGAGATCGGGCCCTTGCTTAACGCGAATTTCGACCTGCGCCGGTCCGTATACACCATCAGTCCCGCGAACATCGACATGGTGGAACGTGCGCGGTCGGCTGGAGCGTGCTGCAAGTTCACGGGTTCCGGCGGGGCTATTGTGGGCATGTACGAGGATGAGACCATGTACGGGGCCATCCAGCGCGCTTTTGCGGGGACAAGCATCATCGTGCTGAAACCCGAGATCGTGTAGGCGGCCCTGTTAACCGTCGGGACTCACGGCGCCCGGCGCCGGAGTCCCGAGAAT is a genomic window containing:
- a CDS encoding GHMP kinase, translated to MRSSVQAVRRGGPEVQPGASGALNGLAGWRILLETVHEEGQMACEAVAYARAGLVGNPSDGYFGKTISFTFRNFAAKVSLYENPQVEIIPNLRDRSTYNSIQELADDVRVYGYYGGIRLMKATISRFARYCREHGIRLPEKNFSIRYRSNIPRHVGMAGSSALVTATLRCLMEYYEIAIPDEIQPNLILSVEADELGISAGLQDRVIQVYQQCVFMDFDRALMEGQGYGAYERLDPSMLPNLFIAYRTDLAEGSEVFHNAIRQRWLQREPEIVDAMKRFAGFAQEARDLIVSGRGREIGPLLNANFDLRRSVYTISPANIDMVERARSAGACCKFTGSGGAIVGMYEDETMYGAIQRAFAGTSIIVLKPEIV